One segment of Bradyrhizobium sp. WD16 DNA contains the following:
- a CDS encoding ABC transporter ATP-binding protein/permease, with amino-acid sequence MSAIDHQGGTVRDDGSGEPELQLADRRRSLTRRFWMSASGFWGRGGPRVAWGLTLAIGLLVIANLGVDLVFNRWNRWFFDALERKDLNEVVKQAAFFVPIATGSVLMGVSGVYLRMTLQRRWRAWMNDRLLDQWLAHDRYYQLNLVRGAHQNPEFRIAEDLRIATLAPIDFAVGLVIAVVSALAFIIVLWRIGGSLTFSLFGANITIPGFLVIGALVYSVAGSGAMVLVGRRFIAVSERKNQLEAEYRAILQRLRENGESIALLGGEKEERAGLDLSFVEVIRQWRELCFQNMRTAAVSHASGLVVWTAPVLLAAPKYLDGSITLGEVMQAASAFVIVQKAFGWIVDNYPQFAEWTASAHRVASLMTSLDVLAAAEQTGVGHISRGVTEEAALRLRDLSVTTDDGTSVVNDTDVTIAPGEKVLVVGESGTGKSTLVRAIAGLWPWGQGEILFGPVGKMFLLPQHPYIPLGTLRRAATYPAPPDSVDSGVLQELLEAVGLGQLRSRLDETEFAWDHVLSGGEKQRLSFVRLLIHRPSIAVLDEATSALDQASQAQMMKLVTERLPRTTLISIGHRPELEAFHDRELVMESRPGGARLVREIDLTSWLRKNLPARRRKRLRGALARS; translated from the coding sequence ATGAGCGCGATCGATCATCAAGGCGGCACGGTTCGCGACGACGGTTCGGGCGAGCCGGAACTTCAGCTCGCCGACCGTCGTCGCAGCCTGACGCGCCGGTTCTGGATGAGCGCTTCCGGCTTCTGGGGCCGCGGTGGACCAAGGGTGGCGTGGGGGCTGACGCTGGCGATCGGCCTCCTCGTCATTGCCAATCTCGGCGTCGACCTGGTGTTCAATCGCTGGAACAGATGGTTCTTCGATGCGCTCGAGCGCAAAGACCTCAATGAGGTGGTCAAACAGGCTGCATTTTTTGTGCCGATCGCGACCGGAAGCGTCCTCATGGGCGTCTCCGGGGTCTATCTGCGGATGACGCTCCAGCGCCGATGGCGTGCGTGGATGAACGATCGGCTGCTCGATCAATGGCTGGCGCACGATCGCTATTACCAGCTCAACCTCGTGCGTGGCGCCCACCAGAATCCCGAGTTCCGGATCGCCGAGGACTTGCGGATCGCGACGCTGGCGCCCATCGATTTTGCCGTCGGGCTCGTCATTGCGGTGGTGTCCGCCCTGGCATTCATCATCGTGCTGTGGAGGATCGGCGGTTCGCTCACCTTCTCGCTGTTCGGCGCCAACATCACCATACCCGGTTTCCTGGTCATCGGCGCACTTGTCTATTCCGTTGCGGGAAGCGGAGCGATGGTGCTGGTGGGCCGCCGCTTCATCGCGGTCTCCGAGCGAAAGAACCAGCTGGAGGCTGAATACCGCGCCATCCTGCAGCGGCTTCGGGAGAACGGCGAGAGCATCGCCCTGCTGGGCGGCGAGAAGGAGGAGCGCGCCGGTCTCGATCTCTCGTTCGTGGAGGTCATCCGGCAGTGGCGAGAACTGTGCTTTCAGAACATGCGGACGGCGGCCGTATCCCATGCGAGCGGTCTCGTCGTCTGGACGGCGCCTGTGCTTCTGGCGGCGCCGAAATATCTCGATGGCTCCATCACGCTCGGCGAGGTGATGCAGGCGGCCTCGGCCTTCGTCATCGTGCAGAAGGCGTTCGGGTGGATCGTCGACAACTATCCGCAGTTCGCCGAGTGGACCGCATCGGCTCATCGCGTCGCTTCGCTCATGACGTCGCTGGATGTGCTGGCCGCCGCCGAGCAGACCGGCGTCGGACACATCAGCCGCGGCGTGACCGAGGAGGCGGCTCTGCGGCTGCGCGACCTCTCGGTCACCACCGACGACGGCACCTCGGTCGTCAACGACACCGACGTCACCATTGCGCCCGGCGAGAAGGTGCTGGTGGTCGGCGAATCCGGCACCGGCAAGAGCACGTTGGTCCGCGCCATCGCCGGATTGTGGCCGTGGGGACAGGGCGAGATTCTTTTCGGGCCTGTCGGGAAAATGTTTCTGCTGCCGCAGCATCCCTACATCCCGCTCGGCACCCTGCGTCGCGCCGCGACATATCCAGCTCCGCCGGATTCGGTGGACAGCGGTGTACTGCAGGAATTGCTCGAAGCCGTGGGGCTCGGCCAGCTGCGCAGCCGCCTCGACGAAACGGAGTTCGCCTGGGACCACGTCCTTTCGGGCGGTGAGAAGCAGCGCCTCTCCTTTGTGCGCCTGCTGATTCATCGTCCATCCATCGCCGTGCTCGACGAGGCGACCTCCGCGCTCGACCAGGCGAGCCAGGCGCAGATGATGAAACTGGTTACCGAGCGACTGCCCAGGACGACTCTGATCAGTATCGGCCATCGGCCGGAGCTCGAGGCCTTTCACGATCGCGAACTGGTGATGGAGTCGCGGCCGGGCGGCGCCCGGCTGGTGCGGGAGATCGACCTGACGTCGTGGCTTCGGAAGAACCTGCCGGCACGGCGGCGCAAGCGCCTTCGCGGCGCTCTTGCCCGTTCCTAG
- a CDS encoding alpha/beta fold hydrolase has translation MTAKICYVLVHGASLGGWIWARVRAGLEVAGARVVTPTLSGLGERAGAVSPVPGLDTHIDDVVRVIEAENRERVVLVGHSYAGMVITGVADRIKSRISRLVYLDAAVPDDGDDFASQIPGLTPAEIERRRDTFRAMSPDGLWLPPFPAERAGVSDPQDIAWINRLSTPHPLRSWLDPIHFRGKGHQGIAKTYVLATRPPTAVMGYPLHGERARQGGEWCYREIACGHAMMVVEPQRTADLLLEAGGH, from the coding sequence ATGACAGCGAAGATTTGCTACGTGCTGGTCCACGGCGCCTCGCTCGGCGGCTGGATATGGGCGCGGGTACGGGCCGGTTTGGAAGTCGCCGGTGCGCGCGTCGTCACACCAACCCTGAGTGGCTTGGGCGAGCGCGCCGGTGCCGTGAGCCCGGTGCCTGGTCTCGATACGCACATCGATGATGTGGTGCGCGTGATCGAGGCGGAGAACCGCGAGCGTGTCGTCCTGGTCGGACACTCCTATGCGGGCATGGTGATCACCGGCGTTGCCGATCGGATCAAAAGCCGAATTTCAAGGCTCGTCTATCTGGACGCCGCCGTTCCTGACGATGGCGACGATTTCGCTTCGCAGATTCCAGGGCTGACGCCGGCCGAGATCGAGCGGCGGCGGGATACGTTTCGAGCCATGTCGCCCGATGGCCTCTGGCTGCCGCCGTTTCCCGCCGAACGGGCCGGCGTCAGCGACCCGCAGGACATCGCCTGGATCAATCGGCTTTCGACCCCGCATCCGCTCCGCAGCTGGCTCGATCCCATTCATTTCCGCGGCAAGGGTCATCAGGGGATCGCCAAGACCTATGTTCTTGCGACCAGGCCGCCGACGGCCGTCATGGGCTATCCGCTTCATGGCGAACGGGCCAGGCAGGGCGGCGAATGGTGCTATCGCGAGATCGCCTGCGGCCACGCGATGATGGTGGTTGAGCCTCAACGAACAGCAGACCTGCTGCTGGAGGCGGGTGGCCACTGA
- a CDS encoding TetR/AcrR family transcriptional regulator, producing the protein MATLAAVFEATIQVLVTDGPHRLTTTRVAERAGVSVGTMYQYFPHKQALFYALNDRYLDTLARKIEAACRSQTGAPISQMIEALVTTYWDAKTERPDITRALYRSVVELDNEALIEAFAARVDAATAAMLASASDATFAELPTVTLTLLATIFGTVRNVFERNLTKAGDRAVQGQLVMMCKAYLEAVRASPERA; encoded by the coding sequence ATGGCAACGCTGGCCGCCGTGTTCGAGGCAACCATTCAGGTTTTGGTGACCGATGGACCCCATCGGCTGACGACGACGCGCGTCGCGGAACGAGCAGGCGTCTCGGTTGGCACCATGTACCAGTATTTCCCACACAAGCAGGCGCTGTTCTACGCGCTGAACGATCGCTACCTCGACACGTTGGCGCGGAAAATCGAGGCCGCCTGCCGGTCGCAGACAGGAGCCCCCATCAGCCAGATGATCGAGGCGCTGGTGACGACCTATTGGGACGCCAAGACGGAGCGTCCCGATATCACGCGAGCCCTCTACCGGTCGGTCGTCGAACTCGACAACGAGGCTCTGATCGAGGCGTTCGCCGCGCGTGTCGACGCGGCGACGGCCGCCATGTTGGCAAGCGCGTCAGACGCAACATTCGCGGAACTGCCGACCGTCACCCTGACGCTGCTTGCAACGATCTTCGGCACTGTCCGCAACGTCTTCGAGCGCAATCTGACCAAGGCCGGCGACCGTGCCGTCCAAGGTCAGCTTGTCATGATGTGCAAAGCTTATCTCGAAGCCGTCAGAGCGTCTCCCGAAAGGGCATGA